Proteins from one Sphaeramia orbicularis chromosome 17, fSphaOr1.1, whole genome shotgun sequence genomic window:
- the dusp22b gene encoding dual specificity protein phosphatase 22-B: MGNGINKVLPDLYLGNFKDARDREQLARNNITHILSIHDSAAPILQEMTYLCISAADLPTQNLTQHFKQSIMFMHESRLKGEGCLVHCLAGVSRSVTLVVAYIMTVTGLGWQEALAAVKVVRPCAGPNLGFQRQLQEFEATQADQFREWLQQEYKDNPFNDEADIRDLLARVSKVNGEEVEEQTSTPSGSI; encoded by the exons ATGGGTAATGGCATCAACAAG GTCCTTCCTGACTTATACTTGGGGAATTTCAAAG ATGCAAGAGACAGAGAACAGCTTGCAAGAAATAACATCACACACATCCTGTCTATTCATGACAGTGCAGCTCCTATCCTCCAG GAGATGACCTATCTCTGCATTTCAGCAGCTGACCTACCCACACAAAACCT GACTCAGCACTTTAAACAAAGTATAATGTTCATGCATGAGTCACGTCTGAAAGGAGAGGGCTGCCTCGTTCACTG TCTAGCAGGTGTGTCCCGCAGTGTCACCCTGGTGGTCGCTTACATCATGACGGTGACAGGTCTGGGCTGGCAGGAGGCGCTGGCTGCAGTGAAGGTGGTCAGACCCTGTGCTGGCCCCAACCTCGGCTTCCAGCGTCAGCTCCAAGAGTTCGAGGCTACTCAAGCTGATCAG TTTAGAGAATGGCTACAGCAGGAATACAAAGACAACCCCTTCAATGATGAGGCTGATATACGTGACTTGCTCGCTAGAGTGTCCAAAGTCAATGGTGAGGAGGTGGAAGAACAGACATCTACTCCATCTGGATCTATTTGA
- the ripk1l gene encoding receptor-interacting serine/threonine-protein kinase 1 isoform X1 has product MATAPPQPSLHMRSTDLIIKEPLDYGGFGEVYLCYHVTLGQVVLKTMYTGLIRNEDRKRSLLEEGNIMASLNHERVVKLLGVIMEDRDCSLVMELIPRGNLLVMLETVSVPISIKGRIILEILEGMMYLTEKHVIHKDIKPENILVDKDFHIKIADLGLATCQTWSKLTKEESRRKSHVGRSSGTRGAGTLSYMAPEHLESVHAASTEKSDVYSFAIVVWVILTGEEPYANARSEDQISQCVRNGNRPLESLIPEDTPAEIIKLMKSCWDPNPQQRPTFKEAYDFFLPFYMEKLHPNVEKDLTDLKIRYEGPEELVEKMKSLSLTHESFLADCPAPLVSSDRSVSVPVEASIEDLHDIQYEAPVESQIQTDARPGGPSALEEKLDRELQYHKYGSYNCENQLESASGYPNSSNPYMQNQLSSSECGIRQPEQEKSSVQSWTKAEPVHPTSQEETWYRPTTGLYESMTSYAPTPSSLPTSISTPSLSQLNQQHPHSHFDRQQSWPVYPVCDSYAPDMTTGRLLNSSKSGSAQDPGSLYIQNASGIQIGNNNLLSIRGYESSQGLSFTTNGLANSLIKEAIQKYEDHAVTEEHLDLLRENIGANWKSCARRLGLSTVEIETIELDSYRYGLPEMVHQMLERWKMKEGSIGCTIGKLCRALVGKIKVDIIQKILDSCETSP; this is encoded by the exons ATGGCCACTGCGCCACCGCAGCCTTCCCTTCATATGAGGTCTACAGATCTGATCATAAAAGAGCCTCTGGACTATGGAGGGTTCGGAGAGGTTTACCTGTGCTACCACGTTACCCTGGGCCAGGTGGTGTTGAAAACGATGTACACGGGCCTTATTCGGAACGA GGACAGAAAGAGGTCACTGCTGGAAGAAGGGAACATTATGGCAAGCCTGAACCATGAGCGAGTGGTCAAGTTGCTGGGTGTGATCATGGAAGACAGAGACTGCTCATTAGTCATGGAGCTCATTCCTAGAGGCAACCTGCTGGTCATGCTAGAAACG GTCTCTGTACCAATATCAATCAAGGGCAGAATCATCTTAGAGATTTTGGAAGGGATGATGTATCTTACAGAGAAACACGTCATACACAAGGACATCAAGCCTGAAAACATTTTAGTGGACAAGGATTTTCACATCAAG ATTGCAGACCTCGGCCTGGCCACTTGTCAGACATGGAGCAAACTCACAAAGGAGGAGTCCCGCAGAAAGAGTCATGTGGGCCGTTCATCTGGGACGAGGGGTGCTGGCACCCTAAGTTACATGGCGCCTGAACACCTGGAGAGTGTCCATGCAGCCTCCACGGAGAAGTCTGATGTCTACAGCTTTGCAATTGTAGTTTGGGTTATCCTTACAGGCGAAGAGCCCTATGCAA ATGCCAGGAGTGAAGACCAAATCAGCCAGTGTGTGCGGAATGGTAACCGACCACTGGAGAGCCTTATTCCAGAGGACACGCCTGCAGAGATAATAAAACTAATGAAAAGCTGCTGGGATCCCAATCCACAGCAGCGGCCAACATTTAAAG aggCCTATGACTTCTTCCTACCATTCTACATGGAAAAGCTCCACCCAAATGTAGAGAAAGATTTAACAGACTTAAAG ATTCGGTATGAGGGCCCAGAGGAACTTGTTGAAAAGATGAAGTCTTTATCCTTGACCCATGAAAGTTTTTTAGCAG ACTGCCCTGCTCCTTTGGTGAGCTCAGACAGAAGCGTATCTGTGCCAGTCGAAGCGAGTATCGAGGACCTGCATGACATCCAGTATGAGGCACCTGTGGAGTCCCAAATCCAGACGGATGCGAGGCCCGGAGGCCCTTCAGCTTTGGAAGAGAAGCTGGATCGAGAGCTTCAGTATCATAAATATGGTAGCTATAACTGTGAAAACCAGCTTGAGTCTGCCAGTGGTTACCCAAACAGCTCCAATCCTTATATGCAAAACCAGCTCAGCTCTTCAGAGTGCGGAATCAGGCAGCCAGAACAAGAAAAGTCCTCTGTCCAGTCCTGGACAAAGGCTGAGCCGGTGCACCCCACCAGCCAGGAAGAAACTTGGTATCGCCCTACTACTGGTCTTTATGAGTCCATGACCTCTTACGCACCAACTCCTTCCTCTTTGCCGACGTCTATCAGCACCCCTTCTCTATCACAGCTGAACCAGCAGCATCCACATTCCCATTTTGACCGCCAGCAGTCATGGCCAGTTTACCCAGTGTGTGATAGTTATGCTCCTGATATGACCACCGGACGTCTCTTGAACAGTTCCAAGAGTGGCTCAGCACAAGATCCAG GATCTCTCTATATTCAGAATGCCAGTGGGATCCAAATTGGGAACAACAATCTGCTGAGTATCCGAGGTTATGAGTCGTCCCAAGGTTTATCTTTTACTACTAACGGCTTGGCTAACTCACTCATCAAAGAAGCCATTCAGAAATATG AGGATCACGCTGTTACTGAGGAGCATCTGGATCTCCTGAGGGAAAACATTGGGGCTAACTGGAAGAGTTGTGCACGGCGCCTGGGTCTGTCCACTGTGGAAATAGAGACCATTGAGCTAGACTCTTACCGTTACGGTCTGCCCGAGATGGTCCACCAGATGCTGGAGCGCTGGAAGATGAAGGAGGGAAGCATTGGCTGCACAATTGGGAAGCTTTGTCGAGCTTTGGTTGGCAAAATAAAGGTAGACATCATCCAGAAAATACTGGACAGTTGCGAGACCTCCCCCTAA
- the ripk1l gene encoding receptor-interacting serine/threonine-protein kinase 1 isoform X2, with protein sequence MATAPPQPSLHMRSTDLIIKEPLDYGGFGEVYLCYHVTLGQVVLKTMYTGLIRNEDRKRSLLEEGNIMASLNHERVVKLLGVIMEDRDCSLVMELIPRGNLLVMLETVSVPISIKGRIILEILEGMMYLTEKHVIHKDIKPENILVDKDFHIKIADLGLATCQTWSKLTKEESRRKSHVGRSSGTRGAGTLSYMAPEHLESVHAASTEKSDVYSFAIVVWVILTGEEPYANARSEDQISQCVRNGNRPLESLIPEDTPAEIIKLMKSCWDPNPQQRPTFKEAYDFFLPFYMEKLHPNVEKDLTDLKIRYEGPEELVEKMKSLSLTHESFLADCPAPLVSSDRSVSVPVEASIEDLHDIQYEAPVESQIQTDARPGGPSALEEKLDRELQYHKYGSYNCENQLESASGYPNSSNPYMQNQLSSSECGIRQPEQEKSSVQSWTKAEPVHPTSQEETWYRPTTGLYESMTSYAPTPSSLPTSISTPSLSQLNQQHPHSHFDRQQSWPVYPVCDSYAPDMTTGRLLNSSKSGSAQDPGSLYIQNASGIQIGNNNLLSIREDHAVTEEHLDLLRENIGANWKSCARRLGLSTVEIETIELDSYRYGLPEMVHQMLERWKMKEGSIGCTIGKLCRALVGKIKVDIIQKILDSCETSP encoded by the exons ATGGCCACTGCGCCACCGCAGCCTTCCCTTCATATGAGGTCTACAGATCTGATCATAAAAGAGCCTCTGGACTATGGAGGGTTCGGAGAGGTTTACCTGTGCTACCACGTTACCCTGGGCCAGGTGGTGTTGAAAACGATGTACACGGGCCTTATTCGGAACGA GGACAGAAAGAGGTCACTGCTGGAAGAAGGGAACATTATGGCAAGCCTGAACCATGAGCGAGTGGTCAAGTTGCTGGGTGTGATCATGGAAGACAGAGACTGCTCATTAGTCATGGAGCTCATTCCTAGAGGCAACCTGCTGGTCATGCTAGAAACG GTCTCTGTACCAATATCAATCAAGGGCAGAATCATCTTAGAGATTTTGGAAGGGATGATGTATCTTACAGAGAAACACGTCATACACAAGGACATCAAGCCTGAAAACATTTTAGTGGACAAGGATTTTCACATCAAG ATTGCAGACCTCGGCCTGGCCACTTGTCAGACATGGAGCAAACTCACAAAGGAGGAGTCCCGCAGAAAGAGTCATGTGGGCCGTTCATCTGGGACGAGGGGTGCTGGCACCCTAAGTTACATGGCGCCTGAACACCTGGAGAGTGTCCATGCAGCCTCCACGGAGAAGTCTGATGTCTACAGCTTTGCAATTGTAGTTTGGGTTATCCTTACAGGCGAAGAGCCCTATGCAA ATGCCAGGAGTGAAGACCAAATCAGCCAGTGTGTGCGGAATGGTAACCGACCACTGGAGAGCCTTATTCCAGAGGACACGCCTGCAGAGATAATAAAACTAATGAAAAGCTGCTGGGATCCCAATCCACAGCAGCGGCCAACATTTAAAG aggCCTATGACTTCTTCCTACCATTCTACATGGAAAAGCTCCACCCAAATGTAGAGAAAGATTTAACAGACTTAAAG ATTCGGTATGAGGGCCCAGAGGAACTTGTTGAAAAGATGAAGTCTTTATCCTTGACCCATGAAAGTTTTTTAGCAG ACTGCCCTGCTCCTTTGGTGAGCTCAGACAGAAGCGTATCTGTGCCAGTCGAAGCGAGTATCGAGGACCTGCATGACATCCAGTATGAGGCACCTGTGGAGTCCCAAATCCAGACGGATGCGAGGCCCGGAGGCCCTTCAGCTTTGGAAGAGAAGCTGGATCGAGAGCTTCAGTATCATAAATATGGTAGCTATAACTGTGAAAACCAGCTTGAGTCTGCCAGTGGTTACCCAAACAGCTCCAATCCTTATATGCAAAACCAGCTCAGCTCTTCAGAGTGCGGAATCAGGCAGCCAGAACAAGAAAAGTCCTCTGTCCAGTCCTGGACAAAGGCTGAGCCGGTGCACCCCACCAGCCAGGAAGAAACTTGGTATCGCCCTACTACTGGTCTTTATGAGTCCATGACCTCTTACGCACCAACTCCTTCCTCTTTGCCGACGTCTATCAGCACCCCTTCTCTATCACAGCTGAACCAGCAGCATCCACATTCCCATTTTGACCGCCAGCAGTCATGGCCAGTTTACCCAGTGTGTGATAGTTATGCTCCTGATATGACCACCGGACGTCTCTTGAACAGTTCCAAGAGTGGCTCAGCACAAGATCCAG GATCTCTCTATATTCAGAATGCCAGTGGGATCCAAATTGGGAACAACAATCTGCTGAGTATCCGAG AGGATCACGCTGTTACTGAGGAGCATCTGGATCTCCTGAGGGAAAACATTGGGGCTAACTGGAAGAGTTGTGCACGGCGCCTGGGTCTGTCCACTGTGGAAATAGAGACCATTGAGCTAGACTCTTACCGTTACGGTCTGCCCGAGATGGTCCACCAGATGCTGGAGCGCTGGAAGATGAAGGAGGGAAGCATTGGCTGCACAATTGGGAAGCTTTGTCGAGCTTTGGTTGGCAAAATAAAGGTAGACATCATCCAGAAAATACTGGACAGTTGCGAGACCTCCCCCTAA